One window from the genome of Panthera leo isolate Ple1 chromosome D3, P.leo_Ple1_pat1.1, whole genome shotgun sequence encodes:
- the SLC39A6 gene encoding zinc transporter ZIP6 isoform X3 — protein MARNLSVILILTLTLSVTNPLHELEPATAFPQTTEKIITNWESGINVDLAVTTRRHHLQQLFHRYGENNSLSVEGFKKLLQNIGIDKIKKIHIHHDHDHHSDHDHHSHRNHAPSNKNNRKALCPDHEPDNSGKDPRNSQGKGSHRSEHANGRRNVLIKDGVTASEVTSTMYNTVSEGTHFLETIDTPKPGKLFPKDVSSSTPPSITEKGRMSQLASRKTNESVSEPRKGFMYSRNTNENTQEVIPLRTFSLDDLNCFSQEVGRRSGTPPLSHSITKKLECFNASKLLMSHGMGIQVLLNATEFNYLCPAIINQIDARSCLIHTTSEKKAEIPPKTYSLQIAWVGGFIAISIISFLSLLGVILVPLMNRVFFKFLLSFLVALAVGTLSGDAFLHLLPHSHASHQHSHSHEEPAMEAKRGPLFSHLSSENIEESTYFDSTWKGLTALGGLYFMFLVEHVLTLIKQFKDKKKKNQKKPENDDDLEIKKQLSKYESQLSTNEEKVDADDRPEGYLRADSQEPSHFDSQQPAILEEEEVMIAHAHPQEVYNEYVPRGCKNKCHSHFHDTLGQSDDLIHHHHDYHHILHHHHHQNHHPHSHSQRYSREELKDAGIATLAWMVIMGDGLHNFSDGLAIGAAFTEGLSSGLSTSVAVFCHELPHELGDFAVLLKAGMTVKQAVLYNALSAMLAYLGMATGIFIGHYAENVSMWIFALTAGLFMYVALVDMVSF, from the exons ATGGCGAGGAATTTATCTGTAATCTTGATTCTGACCCTCACCCTGTCAGTCACAAATCCCCTCCACGAACTAGAACCAGCAACTGCTTTCCCTCAGACCACTgagaaaattattacaaattggGAATCTGGCATTAACGTTGACTTGGCAGTCACCACACGGCGACATCATCTACAGCAGCTTTTCCATCgctatggagaaaataattcCTTGTCAGTTGAAGGATTCAAGAAATTGCTTCAGAATATAGGCAtagataagattaaaaaaatccatatacaCCATGACCACGACCATCACTCTGACCATGATCACCATTCTCACCGTAATCATGCTCCTTCCAATAAAAATAATCGGAAAGCTCTTTGCCCAGACCATGAGCCTGATAATTCGGGTAAAGATCCCAGAAACAGCCAGGGAAAAGGATCTCACCGATCAGAACATGCTAACGGTAGAAGGAATGTTTTAATCAAGGATGGTGTTACGGCTAGTGAAGTGACCTCCACTATGTATAACACTGTCTCTGAAGGAACTCACTTTCTAGAGACAATAGACACTCCAAAACCTGGAAAACTTTTCCCCAAAGATGTGAGCAGTTCTACTCCACCCAGTATCACAGAAAAAGGCCGGATGAGCCAGCTGGCCAGTAGGAAAACAAATGAATCTGTGAGTGAGCCCAGAAAAGGCTTTATGTATTccagaaacacaaatgaaaatactcAGGAG GTTATTCCGCTCAGGACTTTCTCTCTAGATGATTTAAACTGCTTCTCCCAAGAAGTAGGCAGAAGAAGTGGGACACCACCATTGTCACACAGTATCACCAAGAAGCTTGAG TGTTTCAATGCGTCCAAGTTACTCATGTCTCATGGCATGGGCATCCAGGTTCTGCTGAATGCAACAGAGTTCAACTATCTCTGCCCAGCTATCATCAATCAAATTGACGCTAGATCGTGTCTAATTCATACAAcgagtgaaaagaaagctgaaatcCCTCCAAAGACCTATTCTTTACAAATAG CCTGGGTTGGTGGCTTTATAGCCATTTCCATCATCAGTTTCCTGTCCTTGCTGGGCGTTATCTTAGTGCCTCTCATGAATCGGGTGTTTTTCAAGTTTCTCCTAAGTTTCCTTGTGGCACTGGCTGTCGGGACATTGAGTGGTGATGCTTTTTTACACCTCCTCCCACAT TCTCACGCAAGTCACCAGCACAGTCACAGCCATGAAGAACCAGCAATGGAAGCAAAGAGAGGGCCACTTTTCAGTCATCTGTCTTctgaaaacatagaagaaagtACCTATTTTGATTCCACGTGGAAGGGTCTGACAGCTCTGGGTGGCTTGTATTTCATGTTTCTCGTTGAACATGTGCTCACATTGATCAAGCAATttaaagataagaagaaaaag aatcagaaaaaacctgaaaatgaTGATGATCTGGAGATTAAGAAGCAGCTGTCCAAGTATGAATCTCAACTTTCAACAAATGAGGAGAAAGTAGATGCAGACGATC GACCTGAAGGCTATTTACGAGCAGACTCACAGGAGCCTTCCCACTTTGATTCTCAACAGCCAGCAATCTTGGAAGAAGAAGAGGTCATGATAGCTCATGCTCATCCGCAAGAAGTCTATAATGAATATGTACCCCGAGGGTGCAAGAATAAATGCCATTCGCATTTCCATGATACCCTCGGCCAATCAGACGATCTCATTCACCACCATCATGACTATCATCAtatcctccaccaccaccaccaccaaaaccacCACCCCCACAGCCACAGTCAGCGCTACTCTCGGGAGGAGCTGAAAGACGCCGGCATCGCCACATTGGCCTGGATGGTGATAATGGGCGACGGCCTGCACAATTTCAGCGATGGCCTGGCAATTG GGGCTGCTTTTACTGAAGGTTTATCAAGTGGTTTAAGTACTTCTGTTGCTGTGTTTTGTCACGAGTTGCCACATGAATTAG